From Gopherus flavomarginatus isolate rGopFla2 chromosome 16, rGopFla2.mat.asm, whole genome shotgun sequence, a single genomic window includes:
- the LOC127035395 gene encoding uncharacterized protein LOC127035395: protein MHTPLSVHPAPCIPLCLPIQPYAHRSVCPSSPRPTPLSIHPAPYTSLCLSIQPHAYPCLSIQPHAHPSVCPSSPMHTALSVHPALYTPLCLSIQPLQPASQTHTHPSVCPSSPMHTPLSVHPAPYTPLCLSIQPHTHPFVHPAPCTPLCLSIQLHAHPSVCPSSPMHTALSDHPDSYTPLFQPALCTPLCLSIQPHAHPSVCPSSSIHTPLSSQPHAYPSVCPSSPMHTVLSVHPAPGPPPCLSIQPHAHPSVCPSSPMHTALSVHPALYTPLCLSIQPLQPASQTHTHPSVCPSSPMHTPLFVQPAPYTPLCLSRQPHIHPSVCPASPMHILLSVQAALCTPLCPANRIHTPLSVLPAPCTPLSVHPAP, encoded by the exons atgcacacccctctgtctgtccatccagccccatgtatacccctctgtctgcccatccagCCCTATGCACACCgttctgtctgtccatccagccccaggcccacccctctgtctatccatccagccccatatacatccctctgtctgtccatccagccccatgcatacccctgtctgtccatccagccccatgcacacccctctgtctgcccatccagccctatgcacactgctctgtctgtccatccagccctatacacacccctctgtctgtccatccagccccttcagccagccagccagacccatacacacccctctgtctgtccatccagccccatgcacacccctctgtctgtccatccagccccatacacacccctctgtctgtccattcagccccatacacacccctttgtccatccagccccatgcacacccctctgtctgtccatccagctcCATGCacacccctctgtctgcccatccagCCCTATGCACACCGCTCTGTCTGACCATCCAGACTCTTACACACCCCTCTTTCAGCCAGCCCTATGcacacccctctgtctgtccatccagccccatgcacacccctctgtctgtccatccagctccatacacacccctctgtccagccagccccatgcatac ccctctgtctgcccatccagCCCTATGCACACCgttctgtctgtccatccagccccaggcccaccc ccctgtctgtccatccagccccatgcacacccctctgtctgcccatccagccctatgcacactgctctgtctgtccatccagccctatacacacccctctgtctgtccatccagccccttcagccagccagccagacccatacacacccctctgtctgtccgtccagcccCATGCACACCCCTCTGTttgtccagccagccccatacacacccctctgtctgtccagACAGCCCCATATacacccctctgtctgtccagccagccccatgcacATCCTTCTGTCTGTCCAGGCAGCCCTATGCACACCCCTTTGTCCAGCCAACCGTATACACACTCCTCTGTCTGTCCTTCCAGCCCCATGCACAccc ctgtctgtccatccagccccatgA